In one Tachysurus fulvidraco isolate hzauxx_2018 chromosome 16, HZAU_PFXX_2.0, whole genome shotgun sequence genomic region, the following are encoded:
- the nhsl1b gene encoding NHS-like protein 1 isoform X6: MGNAQPLPQCQASKLGSTCSPQAEGRFPRRMLTRAHQRHDSLWTNKPVLRLAGREQEYSLRRTQSCRERRSRSCFYSVSNLDEESKWTVHYTAPWHQQENVFLPSSRPACVEELHRQAKVNLKTALRDCDKLRKDGFRSSQYYSQGPKFSGSARSRNSQLEDEDEEDVDDQSISSSAEEDKISSTMKAHTALKSEGAEVDGQESCFTPLPTPEEKMRQEAQAILTDIVPINVTAKGRGGELRPQSMFIPGQFSTLERSASVSSTLRHSVTKDSGCQTEEVKIVPPSMRRIRAQRGQGIAAQMAGMSTSANNISTVPKDYSPGSPVHVMAPRFNDDLQRFHSLPRGARVTLNAELLNRSTSCRPEDSAVPASRQIGKLQADETAVHMRNSPRTGTSARPKSQEVRGSHGDWGTACVVPPHAAYSRSFIPNAALSCSAEVFALHSTSSPVQQLNARLLGLSSSVNGESSTSVATSAETGDTDMQEAGQSDSSLNSHSTIAAGTASDEQWIYDTPENVLPRRPLTSSCSTPINHLYNSLERSSKGTDSSSLYSMDNDGYYTSMHLDSGLRPKGHSIAGRAARHSMYECIGQPGDRSSIYSDQSLSRSISLRKSKKPPLPPARTDSLKRLPKNNNGVNASNGSILNESLIATLQQSLQNGLKGKGSLTSPSQSPSSDYEDPWMLRPRSQSSLSAGSSGVSAAGVANVYSICHVTPSHSDTSSLRSDYAESWGYYMEYPRLHSDQAQSPAHTNSLSNVGQPGSMTDRQHIHNDTQKSLPPAQENMSAKPQANTSSPDRVHRLTSPSSGYSSQSNTPTAGTPVPSFIRSMSPSGSKPKPRVPERKSSLLSSVSISSSSTSLSSNTSDTVRNNIPPLPPPLSNSSDSPLIPEPFPPPLPLCNPVCASSQTFPPPPAPPLPSSPQHAVSVSPLSINSSPEFPPPPPPEMLNDHSMLHNGPFNPGFHPPLPPPPPLSPPPVNVHIPPPPPPSLPTLTPIIPASASLKGIKDRLKSGNSDRKSISVRSEEIAKSTMPLITPFALQSVQLRSVKQPENREDNNESQEVKTEQISTKPGTKEKFEEIEPQTVLPLHSFSNPEINGTLKENVITKDKKIPLYKTKSGQEMPYETNKYPSDDVISHTQAKAEVDGMQMERTPQNNTSKKKPPVFSKKPKFPVVSAAVPELRVENKQTLDNVEDSSFQVVSNTQKEMAICAPNTEVQESLSVEEVEENDYKSSAESSSCESSICPTAGQVEEPPQTPTIQESCAVDGAVGTSEGEEEENGDYDDDEEEDELSSTAGSVCSKDDGEVFESNASNSPQTPSINGKDMVTPTRPRTTEDLFAAIHRSKRKVLGRKESDDDRLRGNSSPPVTPTGPSPSLNSNVPRQTGSIQRNLRKSATSSDTFKALLLKKGSRSEGSFRMSAAEMLRTTDPRFQRTKSLDSSLDPTSPTAGLDSPCSSPGRCKRVPEDWPRNEAILPRYSLSSPLSPSSMLGPKYSRSRTPPSAASSKYNSRSRILSSPMTVICEREGELTESGESLDESFSVSPLVSSSQIPQDSNGTLCERES, from the exons CTGTGTCAAATCTGGATGAGGAGAGCAAGTGGACAGTTCATTACACAGCACCATGGCACCAGCAAGAAAATGTGTTCCTGCCCTCATCCAGACCTGCCTGTGTGGAAGAGCTGCACCGGCAAGCTAAAGTCAACCTCAAAACAGCGCTCAGAG ATTGTGATAAGCTGAGGAAGGATGGCTTCCGGAGTTCCCAATACTACTCCCAGGGCCCCAAGTTCTCAGGCTCCGCCCGCTCCCGCAACAGCCAActggaggatgaggatgaggaagatgTTGATGATCAG TCGATTTCCTCCTCTGCAGAAGAGGACAAAATCTCCAGCACAATGAAGGCACACACTGCACTAAAGTCTGAGGGGGCTGAGGTGGATGGGCAGGAGTCATGCTTCACACCCTTACCCACACCAGAGGAAAAGATGAGACAAGAAGCTCAGGCCATTCTGACTGACATTGTCCCCATCAATGTTACAG CTAAAGGACGAGGAGGGGAGCTCCGACCACAGTCCATGTTTATTCCTGGACAGTTTTCAACACTAGAACGTTCTGCCAGTGTGAGTTCTACACTAAGGCACTCCGTGACTAAGGATTCCGGCTGCCAGACAGAGGAGGTAAAAATTGTTCCACCATCTATGAGGAGGATCCGAGCTCAGAGAGGACAAGGAATTGCTGCTCAGATGGCTGGAATGTCAACATCTGCCAACAATATATCCACAGTTCCAAAAGACTATTCGCCTGGATCTCCTGTGCATGTCATGGCTCCTCGATTTAATGATGATCTGCAGCGCTTTCACAGCTTGCCTCGGGGTGCGCGGGTTACTTTGAATGCAGAGCTCCTGAACAGAAGTACTTCATGTAGGCCAGAAGATAGTGCTGTACCAGCATCTCGGCAGATTGGAAAGCTCCAAGCTGATGAGACTGCAGTTCACATGAGAAATAGCCCTAGGACTGGCACTTCAGCCCGCCCAAAATCCCAGGAGGTGAGGGGATCACATGGGGACTGGGGGACTGCCTGTGTGGTTCCTCCTCATGCAGCCTACTCAAGGTCATTTATCCCCAATGCAGCATTGTCATGTTCAGCTGAGGTGTTTGCTCTTCATTCTACTTCTAGCCCAGTGCAGCAACTGAATGCAAGGCTTCTAGGGCTATCCTCAAGTGTCAATGGAGAAAGCTCCACCAGTGTGGCCACCAGTGCTGAGACAGGAGATACAGACATGCAGGAAGCTGGTCAGTCAGACAGCAGCCTAAATAGTCACAGTACAATTGCTGCAGGAACAGCATCAGATGAACAGTGGATTTATGATACCCCTGAGAATGTATTGCCCAGAAGGCCACTCACCTCCAGCTGCTCCACTCCTATTAATCATCTCTACAACAGCCTGGAACGCTCCTCTAAAGGTACAGACTCTAGTTCACTGTACTCCATGGACAATGATGGTTACTACACCTCCATGCATTTGGATTCAGGTCTGAGGCCAAAAGGACATAGCATTGCAGGCAGAGCAGCACGACATAGTATGTATGAGTGCATAGGCCAGCCAGGAGACCGTAGCAGCATTTATAGTGATCAATCACTGTCCCGATCTATTTCCCTCCGTAAGTCTAAGAAGCCACCCCTTCCTCCGGCACGTACAGACTCACTGAAGCGTTTGCCTAAGAATAACAATGGTGTTAATGCTAGCAATGGGTCAATTCTTAATGAGTCACTGATTGCTACACTTCAGCAGTCATTGCAGAATGGGTTGAAAGGGAAGGGGTCTTTGACCTCACCATCTCAAAGCCCTAGCAGTGACTATGAAGACCCCTGGATGCTGCGGCCTAGGAGCCAAAGTAGCTTAAGTGCAGGCAGTAGTGGTGTGTCAGCGGCAGGAGTAGCTAATGTTTATTCCATCTGTCAtgtcacaccatcacacagtgACACCAGCAGCCTGCGTTCTGACTATGCAGAGTCTTGGGGCTATTACATGGAATACCCTCGTCTGCATAGTGATCAGGCACAGTCACCAGCACATACTAACTCATTGTCTAATGTAGGACAGCCAGGTAGCATGACAGATAGGCAACATATCCACAATGATACTCAGAAAAGTCTTCCTCCTGCTCAGGAGAATATGTCAGCAAAGCCTCAGGCAAACACATCTTCACCAGACAGGGTGCATCGTTTAACCTCCCCTTCAAGTGGATATTCAAGTCAGTCCAACACCCCAACAGCTGGCACTCCTGTTCCCTCTTTCATAAGGTCCATGTCACCCTCTGGCTCAAAGCCCAAGCCACGAGTGCCTGAAAGGAAGTCATCTTTGCTCTCCTCTGTGTCCATATCCTCTTCTTCAACATCTTTATCCTCTAACACTTCAGATACTGTTAGGAACAACATCCCCCCTCTACCTCCACCTCTTTCTAATTCATCAGATTCACCACTTATCCCTGAACCTTTCCCTCCACCTCTTCCCCTCTGCAATCCTGTGTGCGCTTCAAGTCAGACCTTTCCACCTCCACCTGCTCCTCCTTTACCCAGCAGCCCACAGCACGCTGTATCCGTGAGCCCACTCTCCATAAATTCCTCTCCAGAAtttccccctcctcctcctccagagATGTTGAATGACCACAGCATGCTACATAATGGACCATTTAACCCCGGCTTTCATCCACCACTGCCTCCACCACCACCCCTGTCTCCTCCCCCTGTAAATGTACATATTCCACCACCACCGCCACCATCCTTGCCCACCTTGACTCCAATCATACCTGCCTCGGCAAGCCTAAAGGGAATTAAAGACAGACTCAAATCAGGAAACTCGGATAGAAAGTCAATTTCTGTTCGCTCTGAAGAGATTGCCAAGTCTACCATGCCACTAATAACTCCATTTGCCCTCCAAAGTGTGCAGCTTCGGTCAGTCAAACAACCAGAGAACAGGGAGGACAACAATGAATCCCAAGAGGTGAAAACTGAACAGATTTCTACTAAGCCTGGCACAAAAGAGAAATTTGAAGAGATAGAGCCCCAGACTGTTTTGCCCCTGCATTCTTTCTCTAATCCTGAAATAAATGGGACATTAAAAGAGAATGTAattacaaaagacaaaaaaataccaCTTTATAAGACAAAATCAGGACAAGAAATGCCctatgaaacaaataaatatcctTCAGATGATGTCATTAGCCATACTCAAGCTAAAGCTGAGGTGGATGGTATGCAGATGGAGAGAACaccacaaaacaacacaagcaAGAAAAAACCTCCAGTGTTCTCCAAGAAGCCCAAATTTCCCGTTGTCTCTGCAGCTGTACCTGAGCTTAGAGTAGAGAACAAGCAGACACTGGACAATGTGGAAGATTCTTCTTTTCAAGTGGTTTCAAATACTCAAAAAGAAATGGCTATTTGTGCACCTAACACAGAGGTTCAGGAATCCCTGTCAGTGGAGGAGGTAGAGGAGAATGATTACAAAAGTTCTGCTGAGAGTTCCTCATGTGAAAGTAGCATATGTCCAACTGCTGGTCAGGTTGAGGAACCCCCTCAGACTCCCACCATTCAGGAATCATGTGCAGTGGATGGTGCAGTGGGCACTTCagaaggagaagaggaagaaaatggagattatgatgatgatgaagaagaagatgaattaAGTAGCACTGCAGGATCAGTCTGCTCCAAAGATGATG GTGAAGTGTTCGAATCCAATGCATCAAACTCCCCACAGACTCCTAGCATTAACGGCAAAGACATGGTGACTCCCACACGGCCCCGCACCACAGAGGACCTTTTTGCAGCCATTCACAG GTCTAAGAGGAAGGTCCTGGGTCGTAAGGAGTCAGATGATGACCGCCTGCGAGGTAACTCATCTCCACCGGTCACACCAACAGGACCGAGTCCGTCCTTGAATTCAAATGTGCCTCGTCAGACAGGTTCCATCCAGCGCAACCTGCGCAAATCAGCCACCAGCAGTGACACATTTAAGGCACTGCTGCTGAAGAAGGGCAGCCGCTCAGAAGGCAGCTTTCGCATGTCTGCTGCCGAGATGCTACGCACAACTGACCCACGATTCCAGAGGACAAAATCACTCGACTCCTCTCTGGATCCCACTTCACCAACAGCAGGCCTTGACAGCCCCTGCTCTTCCCCTGGTCGCTGCAAGAGGGTGCCAGAGGACTGGCCCCGGAATGAGGCTATACTGCCACGTTACTCTCTGAGTTCCCCCTTGTCCCCGTCCTCAATGCTAGGGCCAAAGTACAGCCGATCCCGCACACCACCCTCTGCTGCAAGCAGCAAGTACAATTCCCGGAGTCGAATCCTTAGCAGCCCCATGACCGTCATCTGTGAGAGGGAAGGAGAATTAACTGAGAGTGGAGAGTCACTAGATGAATCCTTTTCGGTTTCCCCTTTAGTTTCCTCTAGCCAAATCCCTCAAGACTCAAATGGCACTTTATGTGAGAGGGAGAGTTGA
- the nhsl1b gene encoding NHS-like protein 1 isoform X7, producing the protein MKPTGKVGFTANCHAEFTDGQSVSNLDEESKWTVHYTAPWHQQENVFLPSSRPACVEELHRQAKVNLKTALRDCDKLRKDGFRSSQYYSQGPKFSGSARSRNSQLEDEDEEDVDDQSISSSAEEDKISSTMKAHTALKSEGAEVDGQESCFTPLPTPEEKMRQEAQAILTDIVPINVTGETFDRQAIVRRSLINTDTLARRPKKVKRRKTISGLPDNIQQELAKGRGGELRPQSMFIPGQFSTLERSASVSSTLRHSVTKDSGCQTEEVKIVPPSMRRIRAQRGQGIAAQMAGMSTSANNISTVPKDYSPGSPVHVMAPRFNDDLQRFHSLPRGARVTLNAELLNRSTSCRPEDSAVPASRQIGKLQADETAVHMRNSPRTGTSARPKSQEVRGSHGDWGTACVVPPHAAYSRSFIPNAALSCSAEVFALHSTSSPVQQLNARLLGLSSSVNGESSTSVATSAETGDTDMQEAGQSDSSLNSHSTIAAGTASDEQWIYDTPENVLPRRPLTSSCSTPINHLYNSLERSSKGTDSSSLYSMDNDGYYTSMHLDSGLRPKGHSIAGRAARHSMYECIGQPGDRSSIYSDQSLSRSISLRKSKKPPLPPARTDSLKRLPKNNNGVNASNGSILNESLIATLQQSLQNGLKGKGSLTSPSQSPSSDYEDPWMLRPRSQSSLSAGSSGVSAAGVANVYSICHVTPSHSDTSSLRSDYAESWGYYMEYPRLHSDQAQSPAHTNSLSNVGQPGSMTDRQHIHNDTQKSLPPAQENMSAKPQANTSSPDRVHRLTSPSSGYSSQSNTPTAGTPVPSFIRSMSPSGSKPKPRVPERKSSLLSSVSISSSSTSLSSNTSDTVRNNIPPLPPPLSNSSDSPLIPEPFPPPLPLCNPVCASSQTFPPPPAPPLPSSPQHAVSVSPLSINSSPEFPPPPPPEMLNDHSMLHNGPFNPGFHPPLPPPPPLSPPPVNVHIPPPPPPSLPTLTPIIPASASLKGIKDRLKSGNSDRKSISVRSEEIAKSTMPLITPFALQSVQLRSVKQPENREDNNESQEVKTEQISTKPGTKEKFEEIEPQTVLPLHSFSNPEINGTLKENVITKDKKIPLYKTKSGQEMPYETNKYPSDDVISHTQAKAEVDGMQMERTPQNNTSKKKPPVFSKKPKFPVVSAAVPELRVENKQTLDNVEDSSFQVVSNTQKEMAICAPNTEVQESLSVEEVEENDYKSSAESSSCESSICPTAGQVEEPPQTPTIQESCAVDGAVGTSEGEEEENGDYDDDEEEDELSSTAGSVCSKDDGEVFESNASNSPQTPSINGKDMVTPTRPRTTEDLFAAIHRSKRKVLGRKESDDDRLRGNSSPPVTPTGPSPSLNSNVPRQTGSIQRNLRKSATSSDTFKALLLKKGSRSEGSFRMSAAEMLRTTDPRFQRTKSLDSSLDPTSPTAGLDSPCSSPGRCKRVPEDWPRNEAILPRYSLSSPLSPSSMLGPKYSRSRTPPSAASSKYNSRSRILSSPMTVICEREGELTESGESLDESFSVSPLVSSSQIPQDSNGTLCERES; encoded by the exons ATGAAACCAACAGGGAAAGTGGGTTTTACAGCAAACTGTCATGCTGAGTTCACAGATGGACAAT CTGTGTCAAATCTGGATGAGGAGAGCAAGTGGACAGTTCATTACACAGCACCATGGCACCAGCAAGAAAATGTGTTCCTGCCCTCATCCAGACCTGCCTGTGTGGAAGAGCTGCACCGGCAAGCTAAAGTCAACCTCAAAACAGCGCTCAGAG ATTGTGATAAGCTGAGGAAGGATGGCTTCCGGAGTTCCCAATACTACTCCCAGGGCCCCAAGTTCTCAGGCTCCGCCCGCTCCCGCAACAGCCAActggaggatgaggatgaggaagatgTTGATGATCAG TCGATTTCCTCCTCTGCAGAAGAGGACAAAATCTCCAGCACAATGAAGGCACACACTGCACTAAAGTCTGAGGGGGCTGAGGTGGATGGGCAGGAGTCATGCTTCACACCCTTACCCACACCAGAGGAAAAGATGAGACAAGAAGCTCAGGCCATTCTGACTGACATTGTCCCCATCAATGTTACAG GGGAGACGTTTGACCGTCAGGCCATTGTCCGTCGCTCGctgataaacacagacactctgGCCCGTCGGCCCAAGAAAGTCAAACGGAGAAAGACTATATCAGGTTTGCCTGACAACATTCAGCAGGAACTAG CTAAAGGACGAGGAGGGGAGCTCCGACCACAGTCCATGTTTATTCCTGGACAGTTTTCAACACTAGAACGTTCTGCCAGTGTGAGTTCTACACTAAGGCACTCCGTGACTAAGGATTCCGGCTGCCAGACAGAGGAGGTAAAAATTGTTCCACCATCTATGAGGAGGATCCGAGCTCAGAGAGGACAAGGAATTGCTGCTCAGATGGCTGGAATGTCAACATCTGCCAACAATATATCCACAGTTCCAAAAGACTATTCGCCTGGATCTCCTGTGCATGTCATGGCTCCTCGATTTAATGATGATCTGCAGCGCTTTCACAGCTTGCCTCGGGGTGCGCGGGTTACTTTGAATGCAGAGCTCCTGAACAGAAGTACTTCATGTAGGCCAGAAGATAGTGCTGTACCAGCATCTCGGCAGATTGGAAAGCTCCAAGCTGATGAGACTGCAGTTCACATGAGAAATAGCCCTAGGACTGGCACTTCAGCCCGCCCAAAATCCCAGGAGGTGAGGGGATCACATGGGGACTGGGGGACTGCCTGTGTGGTTCCTCCTCATGCAGCCTACTCAAGGTCATTTATCCCCAATGCAGCATTGTCATGTTCAGCTGAGGTGTTTGCTCTTCATTCTACTTCTAGCCCAGTGCAGCAACTGAATGCAAGGCTTCTAGGGCTATCCTCAAGTGTCAATGGAGAAAGCTCCACCAGTGTGGCCACCAGTGCTGAGACAGGAGATACAGACATGCAGGAAGCTGGTCAGTCAGACAGCAGCCTAAATAGTCACAGTACAATTGCTGCAGGAACAGCATCAGATGAACAGTGGATTTATGATACCCCTGAGAATGTATTGCCCAGAAGGCCACTCACCTCCAGCTGCTCCACTCCTATTAATCATCTCTACAACAGCCTGGAACGCTCCTCTAAAGGTACAGACTCTAGTTCACTGTACTCCATGGACAATGATGGTTACTACACCTCCATGCATTTGGATTCAGGTCTGAGGCCAAAAGGACATAGCATTGCAGGCAGAGCAGCACGACATAGTATGTATGAGTGCATAGGCCAGCCAGGAGACCGTAGCAGCATTTATAGTGATCAATCACTGTCCCGATCTATTTCCCTCCGTAAGTCTAAGAAGCCACCCCTTCCTCCGGCACGTACAGACTCACTGAAGCGTTTGCCTAAGAATAACAATGGTGTTAATGCTAGCAATGGGTCAATTCTTAATGAGTCACTGATTGCTACACTTCAGCAGTCATTGCAGAATGGGTTGAAAGGGAAGGGGTCTTTGACCTCACCATCTCAAAGCCCTAGCAGTGACTATGAAGACCCCTGGATGCTGCGGCCTAGGAGCCAAAGTAGCTTAAGTGCAGGCAGTAGTGGTGTGTCAGCGGCAGGAGTAGCTAATGTTTATTCCATCTGTCAtgtcacaccatcacacagtgACACCAGCAGCCTGCGTTCTGACTATGCAGAGTCTTGGGGCTATTACATGGAATACCCTCGTCTGCATAGTGATCAGGCACAGTCACCAGCACATACTAACTCATTGTCTAATGTAGGACAGCCAGGTAGCATGACAGATAGGCAACATATCCACAATGATACTCAGAAAAGTCTTCCTCCTGCTCAGGAGAATATGTCAGCAAAGCCTCAGGCAAACACATCTTCACCAGACAGGGTGCATCGTTTAACCTCCCCTTCAAGTGGATATTCAAGTCAGTCCAACACCCCAACAGCTGGCACTCCTGTTCCCTCTTTCATAAGGTCCATGTCACCCTCTGGCTCAAAGCCCAAGCCACGAGTGCCTGAAAGGAAGTCATCTTTGCTCTCCTCTGTGTCCATATCCTCTTCTTCAACATCTTTATCCTCTAACACTTCAGATACTGTTAGGAACAACATCCCCCCTCTACCTCCACCTCTTTCTAATTCATCAGATTCACCACTTATCCCTGAACCTTTCCCTCCACCTCTTCCCCTCTGCAATCCTGTGTGCGCTTCAAGTCAGACCTTTCCACCTCCACCTGCTCCTCCTTTACCCAGCAGCCCACAGCACGCTGTATCCGTGAGCCCACTCTCCATAAATTCCTCTCCAGAAtttccccctcctcctcctccagagATGTTGAATGACCACAGCATGCTACATAATGGACCATTTAACCCCGGCTTTCATCCACCACTGCCTCCACCACCACCCCTGTCTCCTCCCCCTGTAAATGTACATATTCCACCACCACCGCCACCATCCTTGCCCACCTTGACTCCAATCATACCTGCCTCGGCAAGCCTAAAGGGAATTAAAGACAGACTCAAATCAGGAAACTCGGATAGAAAGTCAATTTCTGTTCGCTCTGAAGAGATTGCCAAGTCTACCATGCCACTAATAACTCCATTTGCCCTCCAAAGTGTGCAGCTTCGGTCAGTCAAACAACCAGAGAACAGGGAGGACAACAATGAATCCCAAGAGGTGAAAACTGAACAGATTTCTACTAAGCCTGGCACAAAAGAGAAATTTGAAGAGATAGAGCCCCAGACTGTTTTGCCCCTGCATTCTTTCTCTAATCCTGAAATAAATGGGACATTAAAAGAGAATGTAattacaaaagacaaaaaaataccaCTTTATAAGACAAAATCAGGACAAGAAATGCCctatgaaacaaataaatatcctTCAGATGATGTCATTAGCCATACTCAAGCTAAAGCTGAGGTGGATGGTATGCAGATGGAGAGAACaccacaaaacaacacaagcaAGAAAAAACCTCCAGTGTTCTCCAAGAAGCCCAAATTTCCCGTTGTCTCTGCAGCTGTACCTGAGCTTAGAGTAGAGAACAAGCAGACACTGGACAATGTGGAAGATTCTTCTTTTCAAGTGGTTTCAAATACTCAAAAAGAAATGGCTATTTGTGCACCTAACACAGAGGTTCAGGAATCCCTGTCAGTGGAGGAGGTAGAGGAGAATGATTACAAAAGTTCTGCTGAGAGTTCCTCATGTGAAAGTAGCATATGTCCAACTGCTGGTCAGGTTGAGGAACCCCCTCAGACTCCCACCATTCAGGAATCATGTGCAGTGGATGGTGCAGTGGGCACTTCagaaggagaagaggaagaaaatggagattatgatgatgatgaagaagaagatgaattaAGTAGCACTGCAGGATCAGTCTGCTCCAAAGATGATG GTGAAGTGTTCGAATCCAATGCATCAAACTCCCCACAGACTCCTAGCATTAACGGCAAAGACATGGTGACTCCCACACGGCCCCGCACCACAGAGGACCTTTTTGCAGCCATTCACAG GTCTAAGAGGAAGGTCCTGGGTCGTAAGGAGTCAGATGATGACCGCCTGCGAGGTAACTCATCTCCACCGGTCACACCAACAGGACCGAGTCCGTCCTTGAATTCAAATGTGCCTCGTCAGACAGGTTCCATCCAGCGCAACCTGCGCAAATCAGCCACCAGCAGTGACACATTTAAGGCACTGCTGCTGAAGAAGGGCAGCCGCTCAGAAGGCAGCTTTCGCATGTCTGCTGCCGAGATGCTACGCACAACTGACCCACGATTCCAGAGGACAAAATCACTCGACTCCTCTCTGGATCCCACTTCACCAACAGCAGGCCTTGACAGCCCCTGCTCTTCCCCTGGTCGCTGCAAGAGGGTGCCAGAGGACTGGCCCCGGAATGAGGCTATACTGCCACGTTACTCTCTGAGTTCCCCCTTGTCCCCGTCCTCAATGCTAGGGCCAAAGTACAGCCGATCCCGCACACCACCCTCTGCTGCAAGCAGCAAGTACAATTCCCGGAGTCGAATCCTTAGCAGCCCCATGACCGTCATCTGTGAGAGGGAAGGAGAATTAACTGAGAGTGGAGAGTCACTAGATGAATCCTTTTCGGTTTCCCCTTTAGTTTCCTCTAGCCAAATCCCTCAAGACTCAAATGGCACTTTATGTGAGAGGGAGAGTTGA